One genomic region from Amycolatopsis sp. FBCC-B4732 encodes:
- the tsaA gene encoding tRNA (N6-threonylcarbamoyladenosine(37)-N6)-methyltransferase TrmO, with translation MTGYEVRPVAHVESPLTHRSAAPKQGAEGAPPAWVVFAPEFHAAAADLKPGDRLVLLTWLHEADREVQAVRPRGDPARPTTGVFSTRSPDRPNPIGLHPVTVTAAEGGTLTVTGLEAIDGTPILDVKPVLSEVAGR, from the coding sequence GTGACGGGCTACGAGGTCCGCCCGGTGGCCCACGTGGAATCGCCCCTGACCCACCGGAGCGCAGCGCCGAAACAAGGCGCCGAGGGCGCCCCACCGGCCTGGGTGGTCTTCGCCCCGGAGTTCCACGCGGCCGCGGCCGACCTGAAACCGGGCGACCGCCTGGTCCTCCTCACGTGGCTGCACGAAGCCGACCGCGAAGTCCAGGCGGTCCGCCCCCGCGGCGACCCGGCCCGCCCCACGACGGGCGTGTTCTCGACGCGCTCCCCGGACCGCCCGAACCCGATCGGCCTGCACCCGGTCACCGTGACCGCGGCGGAAGGCGGCACGCTCACGGTGACCGGGCTGGAAGCCATCGACGGCACGCCGATCCTGGACGTCAAGCCGGTCCTGAGCGAGGTGGCCGGGCGCTGA
- a CDS encoding Lrp/AsnC family transcriptional regulator, translated as MSDSVELSPVDLEILRLVQNDARITNKDLAAAVGIAPSTCLDRVARLRDTGVITGQHASVDAAKLGRPLEAFLFVQVRPHRRPLVDPFIEHLLSLPEVRAVYHLTGPDDFLAHVATSSAGELQRLVLDELTARDEVARVHTNLVFQHWSGGPLLPPGA; from the coding sequence ATGTCCGATTCCGTCGAACTGAGTCCGGTGGACCTCGAGATTTTGCGTCTCGTCCAGAACGATGCCCGGATCACGAACAAGGACCTCGCGGCCGCCGTCGGGATCGCCCCGTCGACCTGCCTCGACCGCGTAGCCCGGCTGCGCGACACGGGCGTGATCACCGGCCAGCACGCCTCGGTCGACGCGGCGAAGCTGGGCCGTCCGCTGGAAGCCTTCCTGTTCGTCCAGGTCCGCCCCCACCGGCGCCCGCTGGTCGACCCGTTCATCGAGCACCTGCTGTCCCTGCCGGAGGTCCGCGCGGTCTACCACCTGACCGGCCCGGACGACTTCCTCGCCCACGTGGCCACCAGCTCGGCCGGCGAGCTGCAACGCCTGGTGCTCGACGAGCTGACCGCGCGGGACGAGGTGGCCCGCGTCCACACGAACCTGGTGTTCCAGCACTGGAGCGGCGGCCCGCTGCTACCTCCCGGCGCCTGA
- a CDS encoding nucleoside deaminase produces the protein MKKAEETLLRRAIELAREAREEHGNPPFGSLLADADGKVIAEDRNTSITDNDITSHPELKLARWAAQNLDPETAAATTMYTSTQPCGMCTGAIERSGLGRVVYALSTEQFLTLRPPVEWGYELDGPALFDEARVPVEGYYT, from the coding sequence GTGAAGAAAGCCGAAGAAACCCTGCTGCGGCGGGCGATCGAGCTGGCCCGCGAAGCGCGCGAGGAGCACGGCAACCCGCCGTTCGGCTCGCTGCTGGCCGACGCCGACGGCAAGGTGATCGCCGAAGACCGCAACACGTCGATCACCGACAACGACATCACGTCGCACCCGGAGCTGAAGCTGGCGCGCTGGGCCGCCCAGAACCTGGACCCGGAAACGGCCGCGGCGACGACGATGTACACCAGCACCCAGCCGTGCGGGATGTGCACCGGCGCGATCGAGCGGTCCGGGCTGGGCCGCGTCGTGTACGCGCTCTCGACCGAGCAGTTCCTCACCCTGCGTCCGCCGGTCGAGTGGGGCTACGAACTCGACGGCCCCGCCCTGTTCGACGAGGCCCGCGTGCCGGTCGAGGGCTACTACACGTGA
- a CDS encoding adenylate kinase: MTPVPERIVVYGVTGSGKSALAARIAERTGLPYVSADDLSWQPGWVPVPNEEQRRRIAEVCAGERWVLDAAYGKWRDVVLARTQLVVGLDYPRWLSLGRLVRRTVLRSVTRERICNGNVESVRQVFSADSIIRWHFTSFATKRARIRAWAAESPGPVVVRHTSPRETRRWLENL, translated from the coding sequence GTGACCCCGGTGCCTGAGCGCATCGTCGTCTACGGCGTGACCGGCTCGGGCAAGTCGGCGCTCGCCGCCCGCATCGCCGAACGGACCGGCCTGCCCTACGTTTCGGCGGACGACCTGAGCTGGCAGCCGGGCTGGGTGCCGGTGCCGAACGAGGAGCAGCGCCGCCGGATCGCCGAGGTCTGCGCGGGGGAGCGGTGGGTCCTCGACGCCGCGTACGGGAAGTGGCGGGACGTCGTGCTGGCGCGCACCCAGCTCGTGGTGGGGCTCGACTACCCGCGCTGGCTGTCGCTGGGCCGGTTGGTGCGCCGGACGGTGCTGCGCTCGGTGACCCGCGAGCGGATCTGCAACGGCAACGTCGAGTCGGTCCGCCAGGTGTTCTCGGCGGACTCGATCATCCGCTGGCACTTCACGTCGTTCGCGACGAAGCGCGCGCGGATCCGGGCGTGGGCCGCCGAGTCGCCGGGCCCGGTCGTCGTCCGGCACACCTCCCCGCGCGAGACGCGCCGCTGGCTCGAGAACCTCTGA
- a CDS encoding Lrp/AsnC family transcriptional regulator codes for MTESLDQTDWAILVELQRDARLPLTELGRRVNLSASATTERLRRLEATGVITGYRAQIDLGKVGYAVLAVVRLKYPGSRHEALHKLLADRLEILECLRTTGDDCYTLKIAAASMAHLEHTMDELAQFGSTTTNVVYSQTLPYRGPQEPARDPGA; via the coding sequence ATGACCGAGAGTCTCGATCAGACGGACTGGGCGATCCTCGTCGAGCTCCAGCGCGACGCCCGGCTGCCGCTCACCGAGCTGGGCCGCCGGGTCAACCTCAGCGCGTCCGCGACGACCGAACGGCTCCGCCGGCTCGAAGCCACCGGCGTGATCACCGGTTACCGCGCGCAGATCGACCTCGGCAAGGTCGGCTACGCGGTGCTCGCCGTCGTCCGGCTGAAGTACCCCGGCAGCCGGCACGAGGCCCTGCACAAGCTGCTCGCCGATCGCCTCGAGATCCTCGAATGCCTGCGCACCACCGGCGACGACTGCTACACGCTCAAGATCGCCGCCGCCTCGATGGCCCACCTCGAGCACACGATGGACGAGCTCGCCCAGTTCGGCAGCACCACCACGAACGTCGTGTACAGCCAGACCCTGCCCTACCGCGGTCCGCAGGAGCCCGCCCGTGACCCCGGTGCCTGA
- a CDS encoding NAD/NADP-dependent octopine/nopaline dehydrogenase family protein, whose amino-acid sequence MSVLNGIGVVGAGGEGRAVAAHLAARGLPVHLYTRDLGAVAGIARRREIVARGALEGRFPLREVTSDPAELGGRAVVLIATVTTAYPEVAARLAPHLSAGQVVVLFSSKLCGSVEFAHALAAAGAPDVDVVETDALFAARPAGTDGVTVLGAKQWNLISGSTPAAVGRRAGLLREWFPVLEVARNPVERGLHDFGAVAHVPIALANLGTIDRAEELLFYVDGVSARTIALLERTEAEFALVARAYGARLMPMTEVLDRYYGCPATTLLDALRTVEPYRTIAAPTSLDHRFLTEDIRSTLVPLQALARCAGVATPVVDAAITIMSVLGGEDFRRTGRTLGRLGWEGLGHEGIVRRLGDGRGVADRAA is encoded by the coding sequence ATGAGCGTGCTGAACGGGATCGGGGTCGTCGGGGCGGGCGGCGAGGGACGGGCCGTGGCCGCCCACCTCGCCGCGCGGGGGCTGCCCGTGCACCTCTACACGCGGGACCTCGGTGCCGTGGCGGGGATCGCGCGCCGCCGGGAGATCGTCGCGCGTGGTGCGCTGGAGGGCCGGTTCCCGCTGCGGGAGGTGACTTCGGACCCCGCGGAGCTGGGTGGCCGGGCCGTCGTGCTGATCGCCACCGTGACGACCGCCTACCCGGAGGTCGCCGCCCGGCTCGCGCCGCACCTGAGCGCGGGGCAGGTCGTGGTGCTGTTCTCCAGCAAGCTCTGCGGGAGCGTCGAGTTCGCGCACGCGCTCGCCGCCGCCGGGGCACCGGACGTCGACGTCGTCGAGACCGACGCGCTTTTCGCCGCCCGGCCGGCCGGGACCGACGGGGTGACCGTGCTGGGCGCCAAGCAGTGGAACCTCATTTCCGGCAGCACCCCGGCCGCGGTCGGCAGGCGGGCCGGGCTGCTGCGCGAGTGGTTCCCGGTGCTGGAGGTCGCGCGCAACCCGGTGGAACGCGGGCTGCACGACTTCGGCGCGGTCGCGCACGTGCCGATCGCGCTCGCCAACCTCGGGACCATCGACCGCGCGGAGGAGCTGCTCTTCTACGTCGACGGCGTCTCGGCGCGCACGATCGCGTTGCTGGAGCGGACCGAGGCCGAGTTCGCGCTGGTCGCGCGGGCTTACGGGGCTCGGCTGATGCCGATGACCGAGGTGCTCGACCGGTACTACGGCTGCCCGGCCACGACGCTGCTGGACGCGCTGCGGACGGTGGAGCCGTACCGGACGATCGCCGCTCCGACCAGCCTCGACCACCGGTTCCTGACCGAGGACATCCGGTCGACTTTGGTGCCGCTGCAGGCGCTCGCGCGGTGCGCCGGGGTGGCGACGCCGGTGGTGGACGCCGCGATCACGATCATGTCGGTGCTCGGCGGGGAGGACTTCCGGCGGACCGGGCGCACCCTGGGGCGGCTCGGCTGGGAGGGGCTCGGCCACGAGGGGATCGTGCGCCGGCTGGGGGATGGGCGCGGGGTGGCGGACCGGGCGGCTTGA
- a CDS encoding GNAT family N-acetyltransferase: protein MRAILSDPRASFADVFTDIETDRLLLRPLHEADRQAMVDIHTDPRTNRFHPDPPDVPRASAMFSDWLAHWADHGFGYPAVLERGGTEVIGMCGVRLREFHGEKVLNLGYRFRPSAWGKGYAVEAGQAVLEWCARDLPSVPVLASVSIANKPSLRVAERLGFTEYTEEVYDGAMSRHYRR, encoded by the coding sequence ATGCGGGCCATTTTGTCGGACCCCCGGGCTAGCTTCGCCGATGTGTTCACCGACATCGAAACCGACCGGCTGCTGCTGCGTCCGCTCCACGAGGCGGACCGGCAGGCGATGGTCGACATCCACACCGATCCCCGCACCAACCGGTTCCACCCCGACCCGCCCGACGTCCCGCGCGCGTCGGCGATGTTCTCGGACTGGCTGGCGCACTGGGCCGACCACGGCTTCGGCTACCCCGCGGTCCTCGAACGCGGCGGCACCGAGGTGATCGGCATGTGCGGCGTCCGGCTGCGGGAGTTCCACGGCGAGAAGGTGCTGAACCTCGGCTACCGCTTCCGGCCGTCGGCGTGGGGGAAGGGGTACGCGGTCGAGGCCGGGCAGGCGGTCCTCGAGTGGTGCGCCCGCGACCTCCCGTCCGTGCCGGTGCTGGCGAGCGTGAGCATCGCGAACAAGCCGTCGCTGCGGGTGGCCGAGCGCCTCGGTTTCACGGAGTACACGGAGGAGGTGTACGACGGCGCGATGTCGAGGCACTACCGGCGCTGA
- a CDS encoding 3-hydroxyacyl-CoA dehydrogenase family protein encodes MTRDISTVGVIGLGTMGAGIAEVLARSGLDVVTVELDEAGVARGRGHLRHSTERALSGGKLDSAGRDALLGRIRYGTSLSDLSDVDLVIEAIPESLELKADVFTELDKITRPEVVFASNTSSLSITEIGVHTTRPGKVVGMHFFNPAPVQKLVEIVKTVVTEPEVVTEVVEFAERLGKVPVVIGDRAGFIANALLFGYLNHAVRMYEQRYATREDLDAAMRFGCGYPMGPLALLDLIGLDTANEILDTMYHQSRNRLHAPAPLLKQMITAGLLGRKTGRGFYTYDAPDSPNVVASDTASTVDSVPPRPVARVGVVGTGTMATGIAEVFAKRGLDVVLRARSMEKAEASVAKVKKSLDKAVVRGKLSEEDAAAALARITPVTDFEALADVDLVVEAVAEELPVKQAVFAALDEVVRPGAVLATTTSSLPVIECAAATSRPSDVVGLHFFNPAPVMKLVEVVSTIATAPDVVSTASAVCAAVGKHAVHCGDRAGFIVNALLFPYLNDAVKMLEAHYAEADDIDTAMKVGCGLPMGPFELLDVVGLDVSLAIQRTLYLEFREEGFAPAPLLEHLVTAGRLGRKTGKGFKTY; translated from the coding sequence ATGACGCGGGACATTTCGACGGTCGGAGTGATCGGCCTGGGCACGATGGGGGCCGGGATCGCCGAAGTGCTCGCGCGCAGCGGGCTCGACGTCGTCACGGTCGAGCTCGACGAAGCGGGGGTCGCGCGAGGTCGCGGGCACCTGCGGCACTCGACCGAACGGGCGCTCTCCGGCGGCAAGCTGGATTCTGCCGGTCGTGACGCGCTGCTGGGTCGGATCCGTTACGGCACTTCACTTTCCGATCTGTCCGATGTGGACCTCGTGATCGAGGCGATCCCGGAGAGCCTCGAACTGAAGGCCGACGTCTTCACCGAGCTCGACAAGATCACCCGGCCCGAAGTCGTGTTCGCGTCCAACACGTCTTCGCTGTCGATCACCGAGATCGGCGTGCACACCACGCGTCCCGGCAAGGTCGTCGGCATGCACTTCTTCAACCCGGCGCCGGTGCAGAAGCTCGTCGAAATCGTGAAGACGGTGGTGACCGAGCCGGAGGTGGTCACCGAGGTGGTCGAGTTCGCCGAGCGGCTCGGCAAGGTGCCGGTGGTGATCGGCGACCGGGCCGGGTTCATCGCGAACGCGCTGCTGTTCGGCTACCTCAACCACGCGGTGCGGATGTACGAGCAGCGCTACGCCACGCGCGAAGACCTCGACGCCGCGATGCGCTTCGGCTGCGGCTACCCGATGGGCCCGCTCGCGCTGCTCGACCTGATCGGGCTGGACACCGCGAACGAAATCCTCGACACGATGTACCACCAGTCCCGCAACCGCCTGCACGCCCCGGCGCCGCTGCTCAAGCAGATGATCACGGCCGGCCTGCTCGGCCGCAAGACCGGCCGCGGCTTCTACACCTACGACGCCCCGGACTCGCCGAACGTGGTCGCTTCCGATACTGCGTCCACTGTGGACTCGGTGCCGCCGAGGCCGGTCGCGCGGGTCGGCGTGGTCGGCACCGGGACGATGGCCACCGGCATCGCGGAGGTGTTCGCCAAGCGCGGCCTCGACGTCGTGCTGCGCGCCCGGAGCATGGAGAAGGCCGAAGCGTCGGTGGCGAAGGTGAAGAAGTCGCTCGACAAGGCCGTGGTCCGCGGCAAACTGTCCGAAGAGGATGCTGCGGCGGCACTGGCCCGGATCACCCCGGTGACGGACTTCGAGGCACTGGCCGACGTCGACCTGGTCGTCGAGGCGGTGGCCGAGGAACTGCCGGTGAAGCAGGCGGTGTTCGCGGCTTTGGACGAGGTGGTCCGCCCCGGCGCGGTGCTCGCCACGACGACGTCCTCGCTGCCGGTGATCGAGTGCGCGGCGGCGACTTCGCGGCCGTCCGATGTGGTCGGTCTCCACTTCTTCAACCCGGCCCCGGTGATGAAGCTCGTCGAGGTGGTGTCGACGATCGCGACCGCCCCGGACGTGGTGTCGACGGCGAGCGCGGTCTGCGCGGCGGTCGGCAAGCACGCCGTCCACTGTGGCGACCGCGCGGGGTTCATCGTCAACGCGCTGCTGTTCCCGTACCTCAACGACGCGGTGAAGATGCTGGAAGCCCACTACGCGGAGGCGGACGACATCGACACGGCCATGAAGGTCGGCTGCGGCTTGCCGATGGGCCCGTTCGAGCTGCTGGACGTCGTCGGCTTGGACGTCTCGCTGGCGATCCAGCGGACGTTGTACCTCGAGTTCCGCGAGGAGGGCTTCGCCCCGGCGCCGCTGCTGGAGCACCTCGTGACCGCCGGGCGGCTGGGGCGGAAGACCGGAAAGGGCTTCAAGACCTACTGA
- a CDS encoding LLM class flavin-dependent oxidoreductase, giving the protein MKIGVNVPNFGPGTDPGVLRAWARTVEGLGYDLLMVSDHVAITPDVAGQYPAPFYEPFTTLSWLAGVTERVRLGTTVLVVPYRHPLLVARMAANLDALSGGRLVLGAGIGWAKQEFDALGVPFGQRGKLTTEYLRTIRAAWADHDDYRAGPIPLWLGGHSDAGLRRAIELGDAWHPLRLTMAGFREGLARLEKLAGDRSAPAFAPRILLRLTGAPVTGPGRRAGEGTLEQVLDDLTQLRELGAETVVLDPFDTDPAETLHPEVAWRDLAAIAASWKENR; this is encoded by the coding sequence GTGAAGATCGGCGTGAACGTCCCCAACTTCGGTCCCGGCACGGATCCGGGCGTGCTGCGCGCGTGGGCGCGGACGGTGGAAGGCCTCGGCTACGACCTGCTGATGGTGTCCGACCACGTCGCCATCACGCCGGACGTCGCCGGGCAGTACCCGGCGCCGTTCTACGAGCCGTTCACGACGCTGTCGTGGCTGGCCGGGGTCACCGAGCGGGTGCGGCTCGGGACCACCGTGCTGGTCGTGCCGTACCGGCACCCCCTGCTGGTGGCCCGGATGGCGGCGAACCTCGACGCGCTGAGTGGCGGCCGGCTGGTGCTCGGCGCCGGCATCGGCTGGGCGAAGCAGGAGTTCGACGCACTGGGCGTGCCGTTCGGGCAACGCGGGAAGCTCACCACCGAGTACCTCCGGACGATCCGCGCGGCCTGGGCCGACCACGACGACTACCGCGCGGGCCCGATCCCGCTCTGGCTGGGCGGCCACAGCGACGCCGGCCTGCGCCGCGCGATCGAGCTCGGCGACGCGTGGCACCCGCTGCGGCTGACGATGGCCGGCTTCCGGGAAGGCTTGGCACGGCTGGAAAAGCTGGCCGGTGACCGGTCGGCGCCTGCCTTCGCGCCGCGGATCCTCCTGCGGCTGACCGGGGCACCGGTGACCGGGCCGGGCCGGCGCGCCGGCGAAGGCACCCTCGAACAGGTCCTCGACGACCTGACGCAGCTGCGCGAGCTGGGCGCGGAGACCGTCGTGCTCGACCCGTTCGACACGGACCCGGCCGAAACCCTCCACCCGGAGGTGGCGTGGCGTGACCTCGCGGCGATCGCCGCGTCCTGGAAGGAGAACCGGTGA
- a CDS encoding alkaline phosphatase family protein, whose translation MQPPSLADVPHLGQVVPSLLAALGVPGCGNTLALPEARSAGVLLVDGLGWELLAEHAADAPVLTELARESLRVGFPSTTAAGVAAIGTGLASGEHGMVGYTFEMPGAGVLNALRWCSHEDGSDLRGALPPRDVQPLPTTFERAAAAGIDAAVVSAAKFADTALTRATQSGARYAGVHALGDLAARTLSVLDGRAFCYSYHSELDLLGHVYGPGSAAWRMQLRQVDRLVESIVDGLPAGALLAVVADHGMVTVDDKLDLEDEPELLEGVRTFGGEVRARHVYTEPGAAADVLATWRAVLGERAWVRSREEAVAEGWFGHTVSDRVLPRIGDVVAAARDRFGMVRGLAEAVESSLVGQHGSLTTAEQLVPLALAQG comes from the coding sequence GTGCAGCCGCCTTCGCTTGCCGATGTTCCTCATCTCGGCCAGGTCGTTCCGTCCCTGCTTGCCGCGCTCGGGGTGCCCGGGTGCGGGAACACCCTTGCCCTGCCGGAGGCGCGTAGTGCCGGGGTGCTGCTCGTCGATGGGCTCGGCTGGGAGCTGCTCGCCGAGCACGCCGCCGATGCCCCCGTGCTGACCGAACTCGCTCGCGAGTCGCTGCGGGTGGGGTTTCCGTCGACCACTGCCGCCGGGGTGGCTGCGATCGGTACCGGGCTCGCGTCGGGTGAGCACGGGATGGTCGGCTACACCTTCGAAATGCCCGGCGCTGGCGTGCTCAACGCGTTGCGCTGGTGCAGCCACGAGGACGGCAGTGACCTGCGCGGCGCCCTCCCGCCCCGCGATGTCCAGCCGTTGCCGACGACGTTCGAGCGGGCCGCCGCGGCCGGGATCGATGCCGCGGTGGTGTCCGCCGCGAAGTTCGCCGACACCGCGCTGACCCGGGCCACCCAGAGCGGGGCGCGCTACGCCGGGGTGCACGCGCTGGGCGACCTCGCCGCGCGGACGTTGTCCGTGCTCGACGGGCGCGCGTTCTGCTACTCCTACCACAGCGAACTCGACCTGCTCGGCCACGTCTACGGACCCGGCTCGGCCGCCTGGCGGATGCAGCTGCGGCAGGTCGACCGGCTCGTCGAGTCCATTGTGGACGGTCTGCCGGCCGGTGCGCTGCTCGCCGTCGTGGCCGACCACGGGATGGTGACCGTCGACGACAAGCTCGACCTCGAAGACGAGCCGGAGCTGCTGGAAGGCGTCCGGACGTTCGGGGGCGAGGTGCGGGCCCGGCACGTCTACACCGAGCCGGGCGCGGCCGCGGACGTCCTCGCCACCTGGCGGGCCGTGCTCGGAGAGCGGGCCTGGGTGCGCTCGCGGGAGGAAGCCGTCGCCGAGGGGTGGTTCGGGCACACCGTCAGCGACCGGGTGCTGCCGCGCATCGGGGACGTCGTCGCCGCGGCCCGGGACCGGTTCGGGATGGTGCGCGGGCTCGCGGAGGCCGTCGAGTCGTCGCTGGTCGGTCAGCACGGGTCGCTGACCACCGCCGAACAGCTGGTTCCGCTCGCACTCGCCCAGGGCTGA
- a CDS encoding zinc ribbon domain-containing protein, whose product MPTYAYRCRECTETFELLRPMSESGAPAPCPEGHSDTVKLLTTVALTGAASGPAAPAGGGCCGGGCCG is encoded by the coding sequence ATGCCGACCTACGCCTACCGCTGCCGCGAGTGCACCGAGACCTTCGAGCTCCTGCGCCCGATGAGCGAATCCGGTGCGCCGGCGCCCTGCCCGGAGGGGCACTCCGACACCGTCAAGCTGCTCACCACCGTCGCCCTCACCGGAGCCGCGAGTGGTCCCGCGGCCCCGGCCGGCGGGGGCTGCTGCGGTGGCGGCTGCTGCGGCTAG
- a CDS encoding PLP-dependent aspartate aminotransferase family protein has protein sequence MTSSLRTRAVHAGRDDLTDLGVHAAPLDLSTTYPSRDSAAEAARIDDFAAGGELDGPPIYGRVGNPTVERFERALAELEGFDHGVAFASGMAAVSACLLSAVAQGKRHVVAVRPLYGCSDHLLESGLLGTEVTWAAPDAVAAALRPDTGLVFVETPANPTLAEVDLASLAAACGDVPLLADNTFATPVLQRPGRQGARIVLHSATKFLGGHGDVMGGIVACDASEAARLRQIRFATGGVLHPLAGYLLLRGLSTLPLRVNAASATAATLAARLGEHPAVTAVHYPRIGGPLVAFEVDGDPHALIGAVRLITPAVSLGSVDTLIQHPGSISHRIVEEGDRHGAGVSDQLIRMSVGLEDVEDLWADLEQALKAV, from the coding sequence ATGACTTCCTCGCTGCGAACCCGCGCTGTGCACGCCGGCCGTGACGACCTCACGGACCTCGGTGTGCACGCCGCTCCGCTCGACCTGTCCACGACCTACCCGTCCCGCGACAGCGCCGCCGAAGCCGCCCGGATCGACGACTTCGCCGCCGGTGGCGAGCTCGACGGCCCGCCGATCTACGGCCGGGTGGGCAACCCGACGGTGGAGAGGTTCGAGCGGGCCCTCGCCGAACTCGAGGGCTTCGACCACGGCGTGGCGTTCGCCAGCGGGATGGCCGCGGTCTCGGCCTGCCTGCTTTCCGCGGTGGCGCAGGGGAAGCGGCACGTCGTAGCCGTGCGCCCGCTGTACGGGTGCAGCGACCACCTGCTCGAGTCCGGGCTGCTCGGCACGGAGGTGACCTGGGCCGCGCCCGACGCCGTCGCGGCCGCGCTCCGGCCGGACACCGGGCTGGTGTTCGTCGAGACGCCCGCGAACCCGACGCTGGCCGAGGTCGACCTCGCCTCGCTGGCGGCCGCCTGCGGGGACGTGCCTCTGTTGGCGGACAACACTTTCGCGACCCCGGTGCTCCAGCGCCCGGGCCGCCAGGGGGCGCGGATCGTGCTGCACAGCGCGACGAAGTTCCTCGGCGGCCACGGCGACGTGATGGGCGGGATCGTCGCTTGTGACGCTTCGGAAGCCGCCCGGCTGCGGCAGATCCGCTTCGCCACCGGCGGTGTGCTGCACCCGCTGGCCGGATACCTGTTGCTGCGCGGGCTTTCCACGCTGCCGCTGCGCGTCAACGCGGCGTCGGCCACCGCGGCGACGCTGGCCGCACGGCTCGGCGAGCACCCGGCCGTGACGGCCGTCCACTACCCGCGGATCGGCGGGCCGCTGGTGGCGTTCGAGGTCGACGGGGACCCGCACGCCCTGATCGGAGCGGTCCGGCTGATCACGCCGGCGGTGAGTCTCGGCAGCGTCGACACGCTGATCCAGCACCCCGGTTCGATCAGCCACCGGATCGTCGAGGAGGGCGACCGCCACGGTGCCGGGGTGTCGGACCAGCTGATCCGGATGTCCGTCGGGCTGGAGGACGTCGAGGATCTGTGGGCCGACTTGGAGCAGGCGCTGAAGGCGGTCTAG